In one Solanum dulcamara chromosome 1, daSolDulc1.2, whole genome shotgun sequence genomic region, the following are encoded:
- the LOC129887478 gene encoding putative gamma-glutamylcyclotransferase At3g02910: MAITEGPTKTDSRLIFTYGTLKRGFPNHRLMENLISAGNVVFIGKYTTVETFPLACGPYGIPFLINIRGSGHRVRGELYKVNSSGLGPLDDLEGIEIGHYERLAVNVACDSGETVAAEAYFAHRSFGEGLWKRCGEVGIEEFTMELSKKYERKEKRPPNHDFLQDLRNFISNGD, encoded by the coding sequence ATGGCGATCACAGAAGGGCCCACCAAAACCGATTCGCGGTTGATTTTCACATACGGAACCCTAAAGCGCGGATTCCCTAACCATCGTCTGATGGAAAATCTGATCAGCGCCGGCAACGTCGTCTTCATCGGCAAGTACACGACGGTGGAGACCTTCCCGCTCGCCTGCGGGCCGTACGGGATCCCATTCCTGATCAACATCCGCGGATCGGGTCATCGGGTCCGGGGCGAGCTCTACAAGGTCAATAGCAGCGGGTTAGGACCGCTGGATGATTTGgaagggatagagataggtcaCTACGAGAGGCTTGCGGTGAACGTCGCCTGTGACAGCGGTGAGACGGTGGCGGCGGAGGCGTACTTCGCACACAGGAGCTTTGGGGAAGGGTTGTGGAAGAGGTGTGGAGAAGTAGGGATTGAGGAGTTTACTATGGAATTATCGAAGAAATATGAGAGGAAagagaagaggcctcccaatcaTGATTTTCTTCAAGATCTTAGAAATTTCATCTCTAATGGGGATTGA